A single region of the Candidatus Marinarcus aquaticus genome encodes:
- the pdxA gene encoding 4-hydroxythreonine-4-phosphate dehydrogenase, with product MKPHVAISIGDLNGVGIELALRKHKKIKEWCKPIYCINKEMLSQASALLNLKIPTDFKLFATKGEFVIEPGIVDAKAGQYSFDSFNDAIKLTEDGITKAMVTLPINKEAWSKAGIDFKGHTEVLRKHFKKDAIMMLGCSKMFVALYTEHMALKNVAKQFNLKQLTQFLLDFHKCIHPKSKVAVLGLNPHASDNGVLGNEEELIIQAVNQVNKKLKKEVFTQPMVPDTAFTKFNRKNHTYYIAMYHDQGLIPLKALYFEQSINVSLNLPVIRTSVDHGTAFDIAYKKQANAKSYLNAIKEAVRLTHK from the coding sequence ATGAAACCACATGTGGCTATCAGTATTGGGGATTTAAATGGCGTGGGCATCGAGCTTGCTTTGCGTAAACACAAAAAAATCAAAGAGTGGTGTAAACCCATCTATTGTATCAACAAAGAGATGCTCTCACAAGCGAGTGCACTTTTAAACCTAAAAATTCCAACAGATTTCAAACTCTTTGCAACCAAAGGGGAGTTTGTCATTGAACCTGGTATAGTTGATGCAAAAGCAGGACAATACTCATTTGACTCTTTTAATGATGCCATTAAACTCACTGAAGATGGTATTACAAAAGCAATGGTCACTTTGCCAATTAATAAAGAGGCATGGAGCAAAGCGGGTATTGACTTTAAAGGGCACACGGAAGTATTGCGAAAACACTTTAAAAAAGATGCCATCATGATGTTGGGTTGTTCTAAAATGTTTGTGGCACTTTATACTGAACACATGGCACTTAAAAATGTGGCCAAACAGTTTAATCTCAAACAGCTCACGCAGTTTTTACTTGATTTTCATAAATGCATTCACCCTAAAAGCAAAGTAGCTGTGCTTGGTCTGAATCCTCATGCCAGCGATAATGGGGTGTTAGGAAATGAAGAAGAGTTGATTATTCAAGCTGTGAATCAAGTCAATAAAAAACTCAAAAAAGAAGTTTTCACTCAACCCATGGTTCCAGATACAGCCTTTACAAAGTTTAATCGAAAAAACCATACCTATTATATTGCCATGTATCATGACCAAGGGCTCATTCCTCTTAAGGCTCTGTATTTTGAGCAAAGCATCAATGTGAGTTTGAACCTCCCCGTTATTAGAACTTCTGTTGACCACGGTACAGCATTTGATATTGCTTATAAAAAACAAGCCAATGCCAAAAGCTATCTCAATGCCATCAAAGAGGCAGTGAGGTTAACTCACAAATAG
- a CDS encoding nitronate monooxygenase, which yields MKIGKYEIKHPIIQGGMGVGISWDQLAGHVSLEGGLGVISGVGTGYYKDKQFAKKLAKDKPVDTMNFYSRDALFEIVKNARKVCGDAPLGCNILYACNDYGRIVEDACEAGVNIIITGAGIPTNMPEFTKNYPDVALIPIVSSARALKLICRKWKRYGKIPDAVIVEGPLSGGHQGFSYDDCFKEEFQLEKIVPPVIEEAKNWGDIPVIAAGGIWDKNDIDKFLTMGCAGVQMATRFIGTYECDAHANLKKVLLDAKQGDIKLLKSPVGLPARGVMTNLQKLIENNEAPKVACISNCVAPCNRGEEAKAVGYCIADRLSAAYEGDVETGLFFTGATGYKVEKIISVKELMEKLTQGE from the coding sequence TTGAAAATAGGAAAATATGAAATTAAACACCCCATCATTCAAGGTGGAATGGGTGTCGGAATCAGTTGGGATCAATTAGCTGGTCATGTGAGTTTAGAAGGTGGCCTTGGTGTCATCAGTGGTGTTGGAACAGGGTATTACAAAGATAAACAGTTTGCAAAAAAACTGGCAAAAGATAAACCCGTTGATACCATGAACTTCTACTCAAGAGATGCGCTTTTTGAGATTGTAAAAAATGCACGAAAAGTGTGTGGTGATGCCCCTTTAGGATGCAACATTCTTTATGCGTGCAATGATTATGGTCGAATTGTAGAAGATGCATGTGAAGCGGGTGTGAATATTATCATCACGGGTGCGGGTATTCCAACAAATATGCCAGAATTTACAAAAAACTATCCCGATGTCGCACTTATCCCTATTGTATCAAGTGCACGAGCTTTGAAGCTCATTTGTAGAAAATGGAAACGATACGGAAAAATTCCTGATGCAGTGATTGTGGAAGGTCCATTAAGTGGAGGACACCAAGGTTTCTCTTATGATGACTGTTTCAAAGAGGAGTTCCAACTTGAAAAGATTGTGCCACCGGTGATTGAAGAGGCAAAAAATTGGGGAGATATCCCTGTAATTGCTGCGGGTGGAATTTGGGATAAAAATGACATCGATAAATTCTTAACAATGGGATGTGCAGGTGTTCAAATGGCCACACGATTTATTGGAACGTATGAGTGTGATGCACATGCCAATTTAAAAAAGGTGTTGCTTGATGCAAAACAGGGAGATATCAAACTGCTTAAATCTCCCGTAGGTCTTCCTGCACGAGGTGTAATGACCAACTTGCAAAAACTCATTGAAAACAATGAAGCGCCTAAAGTAGCCTGTATCTCTAACTGTGTTGCACCATGCAATCGAGGAGAAGAGGCAAAAGCTGTGGGTTATTGTATTGCAGATCGTCTCAGTGCTGCGTATGAAGGTGATGTAGAGACAGGTCTGTTCTTTACAGGTGCAACAGGCTATAAAGTAGAGAAAATTATTTCAGTTAAAGAACTCATGGAAAAACTCACACAAGGAGAATAA
- the tyrS gene encoding tyrosine--tRNA ligase → MEEQIKTALAEIQRGSFEIIDEEAITKLLKNYFENGTSFYVKAGFDPTAPDLHLGHTVLLQKLATFQKFGGIVQFLIGDFTASIGDPTGKSETRKVLSNEQVLTNAQSYKEQVFKILDESKTQVVFNSHWLNDLGAGGLIALASNLTVARMLERDDFAKRYAANTPIAVSEFTYPLLQGYDSVHLKSDVEIGGTDQKFNLLMGRTLQKAYNCNKQQAVLMMPILEGLDGVQKMSKSLGNYIGVTDEPNDMFGKVLSISDELMWRYYELLSSKSLKEIEALKTGVEDGSLHPKTVKDALAMEIVDRYHGQGAGEKACEEFKKVFAQKDIPTELKEVEVESGSWICQVLVDTALEPSTSQARRDIKAGAVKINQEKVVDDKLNLETGEFILQKGKKNFVKVIVKG, encoded by the coding sequence ATGGAAGAACAAATAAAAACAGCACTCGCAGAGATACAAAGGGGAAGCTTTGAAATTATCGATGAAGAGGCCATTACTAAACTACTAAAAAACTATTTTGAAAATGGTACTTCATTTTATGTCAAAGCGGGATTTGATCCAACAGCACCTGACTTACACTTAGGACATACGGTTCTTTTACAAAAACTGGCAACCTTTCAAAAATTTGGAGGAATTGTGCAGTTTTTAATTGGGGACTTCACTGCAAGTATTGGTGATCCAACAGGTAAAAGTGAAACAAGGAAAGTATTAAGCAACGAGCAAGTATTAACCAATGCTCAAAGTTATAAAGAGCAAGTATTTAAAATCTTGGATGAGTCTAAAACGCAAGTGGTATTTAACTCACACTGGTTAAACGATTTAGGTGCAGGTGGATTGATTGCGCTGGCATCAAACTTAACGGTTGCACGAATGTTAGAGCGTGATGATTTTGCAAAACGATATGCTGCAAACACTCCAATTGCCGTGAGTGAGTTTACTTATCCACTGCTTCAAGGGTATGATTCAGTTCATCTAAAATCAGATGTTGAGATTGGTGGTACCGATCAAAAATTCAACTTACTTATGGGAAGAACTCTGCAAAAAGCATATAACTGTAACAAACAGCAAGCCGTTTTAATGATGCCAATCCTTGAAGGTTTAGATGGTGTTCAAAAAATGAGTAAATCTTTAGGAAATTATATTGGTGTTACAGATGAACCTAATGATATGTTTGGTAAAGTATTATCTATATCTGATGAATTAATGTGGAGATATTATGAACTGCTTTCAAGCAAGTCATTAAAAGAGATTGAAGCTCTAAAAACTGGGGTTGAAGATGGTTCTTTACACCCAAAAACAGTCAAAGATGCACTTGCAATGGAAATCGTTGATCGTTACCATGGTCAAGGAGCAGGCGAAAAAGCGTGTGAAGAGTTTAAAAAAGTTTTCGCACAAAAAGATATACCAACAGAATTAAAAGAAGTAGAAGTTGAAAGTGGCAGTTGGATATGCCAAGTATTGGTCGATACTGCACTTGAACCATCAACTTCTCAAGCACGGCGTGATATCAAAGCGGGTGCAGTCAAAATCAACCAAGAAAAAGTGGTTGATGATAAATTAAATTTAGAAACAGGCGAGTTTATCTTACAAAAAGGTAAAAAGAATTTCGTCAAAGTAATTGTGAAGGGCTAA
- a CDS encoding DNA-directed RNA polymerase subunit omega yields the protein MRLEERMSRALERVNNDRYILSLAVGQRADELSKGAKPLLEKNTQNMKYTDIAIDEIANGLLVIDSLVNKK from the coding sequence ATGAGATTAGAAGAAAGAATGTCAAGAGCACTAGAGCGAGTAAACAATGACCGATATATTTTATCTTTAGCTGTAGGACAAAGAGCAGACGAACTGAGCAAAGGGGCAAAACCGCTTCTTGAAAAAAACACTCAAAACATGAAATACACTGACATTGCGATTGACGAAATTGCAAATGGTCTTTTAGTAATCGACTCTCTCGTAAATAAAAAATAG
- a CDS encoding AAA family ATPase — protein MNTLEACYELEFNRITFLERKVRITHPKTILTGPPKCGKSYLIFDYLSNFESKDYLYIDFNDIRNNKTQIEQHLQTFVKKNRIKVLILENFDFSFDFPMCDSVIITTQTPINFKRFKHLHLNALEFEEFLLHETRHQNITHSFNQFFKYGNLPQTVHTDETKKQEELQTVLKEHCSDATQIALLKLLFESMDEKRSLHQLFTQLKEHIKISKDRFYALCQFYEQNEVIFFIQKYNQAKATKKIYSYNHGFLTAVSHHKKFKNEFTNMLFLELHSRYDEIYYLDQIDFYIPKAQLLILSIPFFNELIVPSLKKKIATVQKDLNIKEVQVVTINNENLIDFNTLKIQVAPFYEWALA, from the coding sequence ATGAACACTTTAGAAGCGTGTTATGAACTGGAGTTCAATAGAATTACTTTTTTAGAGAGAAAAGTCAGAATCACTCACCCCAAAACCATACTTACAGGACCTCCTAAGTGTGGAAAGAGTTATTTGATTTTTGATTATCTCTCTAATTTTGAGAGTAAAGATTATCTCTATATTGATTTTAATGACATACGAAACAATAAAACTCAAATAGAACAACACCTTCAAACTTTTGTGAAAAAAAACAGAATCAAAGTGCTTATTTTAGAAAACTTCGATTTCAGTTTTGATTTTCCCATGTGTGATTCCGTCATCATCACCACACAAACACCTATAAACTTCAAACGCTTTAAGCACTTACACCTCAATGCATTGGAATTTGAAGAGTTTTTACTCCATGAAACACGACATCAAAACATCACACACTCGTTTAATCAATTCTTTAAATATGGAAATCTGCCACAAACGGTGCACACAGATGAAACCAAAAAGCAAGAGGAGTTACAAACGGTTTTAAAAGAGCACTGTTCAGACGCAACGCAAATTGCCTTGTTAAAATTGCTGTTTGAAAGCATGGATGAGAAACGTTCACTGCACCAACTCTTTACGCAACTCAAAGAGCACATTAAAATATCTAAAGATCGTTTTTATGCTTTGTGTCAATTTTATGAACAAAACGAAGTGATTTTTTTCATACAAAAATACAACCAAGCCAAAGCCACAAAAAAGATATACAGCTACAATCATGGATTTTTAACCGCAGTTTCTCACCATAAAAAGTTTAAAAATGAGTTTACCAATATGCTTTTTTTAGAGTTGCATTCACGATATGATGAAATCTATTATTTGGACCAAATTGATTTTTATATTCCCAAAGCACAACTCTTGATTCTTTCGATTCCTTTTTTCAACGAACTTATTGTGCCATCACTGAAAAAAAAGATTGCCACAGTACAAAAAGATTTGAACATCAAAGAAGTGCAAGTGGTGACCATTAATAATGAAAATCTCATCGATTTTAATACACTAAAAATTCAGGTTGCGCCCTTTTATGAATGGGCTTTGGCATAA
- the pyrH gene encoding UMP kinase, with product MNKRVLVKFSGEALAGEEGYGIDTQILDYIAEEIKELVDNNIEVGIVIGGGNIIRGVTTAADGVIKRTSADYMGMLATVVNGVAMQEALEHKGLNARLQTAIKMEQIAEPFIVKKARRHLEKGRVVIFSAGTGNPYFTTDTAATLRATEIDAAMLIKATKVDGVYDKDPMKYDDAVKLDTISYDQALEDHIKVMDDTAIALAKDNKLPIVVANMNEKGNLLKIVNGDFSKCSIVK from the coding sequence ATGAATAAAAGAGTACTTGTTAAATTTTCTGGTGAAGCTTTAGCTGGTGAAGAAGGCTATGGCATTGATACACAAATTTTAGATTACATCGCAGAAGAGATTAAAGAGTTGGTCGATAACAATATTGAAGTGGGTATTGTTATTGGAGGTGGAAATATCATCAGAGGTGTCACAACAGCAGCTGATGGTGTGATTAAAAGAACAAGTGCTGATTATATGGGAATGTTAGCAACCGTTGTAAACGGTGTAGCGATGCAAGAAGCCTTAGAACATAAAGGGTTAAATGCACGTTTGCAAACCGCCATTAAAATGGAACAAATTGCCGAACCATTCATTGTAAAAAAAGCGCGTCGACACTTAGAAAAAGGCCGAGTGGTTATTTTCAGTGCAGGTACAGGAAATCCATACTTTACTACTGATACAGCTGCAACGTTAAGAGCAACAGAGATTGATGCAGCGATGTTAATTAAAGCAACCAAAGTGGATGGTGTTTATGACAAAGACCCAATGAAATATGACGATGCAGTTAAACTTGATACCATCAGTTATGACCAAGCATTAGAAGACCATATTAAAGTAATGGACGACACAGCCATTGCCTTAGCAAAAGACAACAAACTACCAATTGTTGTTGCAAACATGAATGAAAAAGGAAACTTACTTAAAATTGTTAACGGTGATTTCAGTAAGTGTTCAATCGTAAAATAA
- the pth gene encoding aminoacyl-tRNA hydrolase, whose translation MFLIAGLGNIGEKYSLTRHNIGFMVVDEATRTLSQTSNINKSNFNADVIKSNETLYVKPTTYMNNSGIAIRAIKEYYKIENQNIIVIHDDLDLPFGAVKFKIGGGHGGHNGLRSTDAHIGNNYIRVRIGIGKPQAKSEVVNYVLNNFSKEELNQLEGIMSHTLKAIDAIMNGLSIDEVKSKFTLK comes from the coding sequence ATGTTTTTAATCGCCGGTTTGGGTAACATTGGTGAAAAATATTCACTGACCAGACACAATATAGGGTTCATGGTTGTCGATGAGGCAACCAGAACGCTCTCACAAACTTCAAATATCAATAAATCCAATTTCAATGCTGATGTCATCAAATCCAATGAGACTTTATATGTTAAACCCACAACCTATATGAATAACTCAGGAATTGCTATTCGAGCGATTAAAGAGTATTATAAAATTGAAAATCAGAACATCATTGTTATTCATGATGATTTAGATTTGCCTTTTGGAGCAGTAAAATTTAAAATTGGTGGTGGTCATGGTGGTCATAACGGATTGCGTTCAACTGATGCACACATTGGAAACAATTATATTCGAGTACGTATTGGTATAGGAAAACCACAAGCGAAAAGTGAAGTGGTGAATTATGTACTCAACAACTTTTCAAAAGAAGAATTAAATCAACTAGAAGGTATAATGTCGCATACTTTAAAGGCAATTGATGCTATCATGAATGGTCTATCAATTGACGAAGTTAAATCAAAATTTACACTAAAGTAA
- a CDS encoding LptF/LptG family permease, protein MNLLTKYLLIKYAKNFIIVLVSLELFFVGIDFLQNFKDIPNSANLQLLYILYNSFFTLTLTLPLSLVFAWILTLIILIKNNEFVAFLSLGNRPISIYRPVIISALFLLGILVGMQATPLAYSYDQKNKIMEGEYFTSTKSDIFLKYNDYFVYFQRFFPLDKRAESIHIFKINGYDVVESIVAKKAYFQNNRWYITDAKIVKKPATLTWEEAKMTIQYEKFLHTLEGFKPKILDNVYESKSAFSIIDAVYALILLKSQEVNTDSIRASLYYQVFIPFFILPVIAIIFAFTSINSRFFNVGKFASVSIFFTLIVWGLFFMLHKFSKGGIIMPEIAILLPLLLWFIASYFIFKKRIHQY, encoded by the coding sequence TTGAATCTACTAACCAAATATTTATTAATAAAATACGCCAAAAATTTTATCATTGTTTTAGTCTCACTGGAGCTATTTTTTGTGGGAATTGATTTCTTACAAAACTTTAAAGACATTCCAAACTCTGCCAACTTGCAGTTACTCTATATTCTTTATAATTCATTTTTTACATTAACGTTAACTCTGCCACTCTCATTGGTATTTGCATGGATTTTAACGCTGATAATTTTGATTAAAAACAACGAGTTTGTTGCCTTTTTATCTTTAGGAAATCGTCCCATTTCAATCTATCGACCTGTGATTATCAGTGCGCTTTTTTTATTGGGAATTTTAGTCGGCATGCAAGCTACTCCTTTGGCTTATTCGTATGATCAAAAAAATAAGATCATGGAAGGAGAGTATTTTACAAGTACTAAGTCCGATATATTTTTAAAGTACAATGACTACTTTGTCTATTTTCAACGCTTTTTCCCATTGGATAAGCGTGCGGAAAGCATACATATCTTTAAAATCAATGGGTATGATGTAGTAGAGAGTATTGTGGCGAAAAAAGCCTATTTTCAAAATAATCGATGGTATATCACTGATGCCAAAATCGTTAAAAAACCTGCCACCTTGACATGGGAAGAGGCCAAAATGACGATACAATATGAGAAGTTTTTGCACACTCTTGAAGGGTTTAAACCAAAAATTTTGGATAACGTGTATGAGAGCAAATCAGCATTTTCCATCATTGATGCAGTCTATGCACTTATTTTATTAAAATCACAAGAGGTGAACACAGACTCTATTCGAGCAAGTCTGTATTATCAAGTCTTTATCCCCTTTTTTATTCTTCCTGTGATTGCCATTATTTTTGCATTCACATCCATTAACAGTCGATTTTTTAATGTAGGAAAATTTGCTTCAGTAAGCATCTTTTTTACTCTTATTGTTTGGGGTCTGTTTTTTATGTTGCATAAGTTTTCAAAAGGGGGAATCATTATGCCTGAAATTGCAATTCTTCTGCCTTTACTGTTGTGGTTTATTGCAAGTTATTTCATCTTTAAAAAGCGAATTCATCAATATTGA
- a CDS encoding RelA/SpoT family protein: MDPFLKKIEKINTIEKALEELKSEITFSDKLQEILNFCIKAHEGQYRKSGEPYIVHPILVAAVTAHFNKEESVVATALLHDIVEDTSCSLDYIKRQWGEDIAHMVDGLTKIVEIREHELAPSDSTNTRLISSALTFRKMLIASIDDVRVLIVKLCDRLHNMLTLQALPKEKQLRIAEETLVVYVPIAHRLGISAIKNALEDLCFFYIYPNEYEKIDTFIKTHQHKIQLTFNKFISNTMDLLEKNGFDPSKIQILSRIKHYYSIYMKIQRKGVNIDEVLDLLAIRILVEDEIDCYKVLGLMHLEYKPLIARFKDYVATPKENGYQTIHTTVFYNSKIYEVQIRTFNMHKVAEYGIAAHWKYKSGVSQSPNLNWLKSLEFSNKNIEEFYSETKQDLFSEDIVVYSPKGDTYTLPRGATAYDYAFAVHTDVGNKAVECYINKVKKPLLTQLQSSDIVAIHTAEQTIPRCSWIDMVKTSRAKKHIKLLCSHRQKEINELSGKNIIDTIFSRYTNEITEQFPQKLLHKIPTTIDYLKHVKRKIETNISKTKSFVARLTLSKRKIKEYKFDNILIYSNFSINSVLFEHCCHPKFGDEIVAFKEGNKAIIHHQMCDKAYAKIKTHHPMLFCSWTQDTVYQYKMVVSLPKTRGELAKLLSYMAQYEIYILGVEYGREKHSYVQFCDIEFEINNGNLEEVKKLIQRKVKVMDFFSKKDAYK; the protein is encoded by the coding sequence ATGGATCCATTTTTAAAAAAAATAGAAAAAATCAATACCATTGAAAAGGCTTTAGAAGAGTTAAAATCAGAAATCACCTTCAGTGATAAACTGCAAGAGATTTTAAACTTCTGTATTAAAGCGCATGAGGGTCAATACCGAAAAAGTGGTGAGCCTTATATTGTGCACCCAATTTTAGTAGCTGCTGTTACAGCACACTTTAATAAAGAGGAGTCTGTAGTTGCAACAGCCTTGTTGCATGATATTGTCGAGGACACCAGCTGTTCTTTGGATTACATCAAAAGACAATGGGGTGAAGACATCGCACATATGGTGGATGGTTTAACCAAAATTGTTGAAATCAGAGAGCATGAACTCGCACCCTCAGACAGTACGAATACACGACTCATCAGTTCTGCGTTAACCTTTAGAAAGATGCTTATTGCTTCCATTGATGACGTTCGAGTTTTGATTGTCAAACTGTGCGACCGTCTTCATAATATGCTCACCCTGCAAGCTCTGCCCAAAGAAAAACAACTTCGTATTGCAGAAGAGACATTGGTCGTATATGTACCTATTGCACACCGTTTAGGTATTTCCGCCATTAAGAATGCCCTAGAAGATTTATGTTTCTTTTACATCTATCCCAATGAGTACGAAAAAATCGATACATTTATTAAAACGCACCAACACAAAATACAGCTGACTTTTAATAAATTTATCTCCAATACCATGGACTTATTAGAGAAAAATGGTTTTGACCCCAGTAAAATTCAAATTCTCAGTCGAATCAAACACTACTACTCGATTTACATGAAAATCCAGAGAAAAGGGGTCAATATCGATGAAGTATTGGACCTTTTGGCCATTCGAATTTTAGTTGAGGATGAGATTGATTGTTATAAAGTTTTAGGCTTGATGCACTTGGAGTATAAACCACTTATCGCACGATTTAAAGACTATGTAGCAACCCCTAAAGAGAATGGATATCAAACCATTCATACCACCGTGTTTTACAACTCTAAAATCTATGAAGTACAAATTCGAACCTTTAACATGCACAAAGTAGCAGAATATGGAATTGCAGCGCACTGGAAGTATAAAAGCGGCGTTTCACAATCACCCAATCTTAACTGGCTGAAATCCTTAGAATTTTCAAATAAAAACATCGAAGAGTTCTATAGTGAAACCAAACAAGACCTCTTCTCTGAGGACATTGTGGTCTATTCTCCCAAAGGAGACACCTATACCCTTCCTCGTGGAGCCACAGCATATGACTACGCCTTTGCCGTGCACACAGATGTAGGAAACAAAGCTGTTGAGTGCTATATCAATAAAGTGAAAAAACCATTACTTACACAACTTCAAAGCTCAGACATTGTGGCCATTCATACTGCAGAGCAAACCATTCCAAGGTGTTCATGGATTGATATGGTTAAAACCAGTCGAGCGAAAAAACATATCAAGCTGTTATGTTCTCATCGACAAAAAGAGATCAATGAACTCAGTGGAAAAAATATCATTGATACCATTTTTTCACGTTATACCAATGAAATCACGGAGCAGTTTCCACAAAAACTGTTACATAAAATCCCAACAACGATTGATTATTTAAAACATGTCAAGCGTAAAATTGAGACCAATATCTCTAAAACGAAAAGCTTTGTGGCACGACTGACACTGAGTAAACGTAAAATCAAAGAGTATAAATTTGACAACATCTTAATATATTCAAATTTTAGTATAAATTCAGTATTATTTGAGCACTGTTGTCACCCAAAATTTGGAGATGAGATTGTGGCTTTTAAAGAGGGGAATAAAGCCATCATTCATCATCAAATGTGTGATAAAGCCTATGCAAAAATCAAAACGCATCACCCCATGCTGTTTTGTTCTTGGACACAAGATACCGTGTACCAATACAAAATGGTCGTCAGCCTTCCAAAAACACGAGGAGAGTTAGCCAAACTGCTCTCGTATATGGCACAATATGAAATCTACATCTTAGGCGTAGAGTATGGTCGTGAGAAACACTCATACGTTCAATTTTGTGATATTGAATTTGAAATCAATAATGGCAACTTAGAAGAGGTGAAAAAACTGATTCAACGAAAAGTGAAAGTAATGGATTTCTTTTCGAAAAAAGATGCATATAAATAA
- a CDS encoding N-acetylmuramoyl-L-alanine amidase family protein: protein MDYLRAVLNSNKEQEASYLKRLISIGAKLNINTTKYQNELKKLNITDSKITKATQSKTIQKVKVSQQHDISSVYTKENAIIINYNRVVSKRDIDFIEERTKTDHQDIFDLRGVFENAYETKLRMDGVDKIVIVQKDKNTVRIILKHEYNLKTIYIINNNQIIIKVLNLHLKEKLSTSLTNNYFNQKKKIIVIDPGHGGKDSGAVGPKKRYEKVAVFKVSKYLYEDLKKRGYTVYLTRKSDKFIQLKNRTHFANVKNADIFISIHVNAVPKNKAHKVKGIETFFLSPARSERAKRVAKLENKSDMDEMNYNSQMTFLTILNQSKITASNKLAIDIQQNLLYKTRQKYSGIVDGGVREGPFWVLVGAQMPAILVELGYISHPSESRRLYNRHYQKLLAEGLANGIDAYFSKNF, encoded by the coding sequence ATGGACTACTTGCGTGCGGTGTTAAACAGCAATAAAGAACAAGAAGCTTCCTATTTAAAACGTCTTATTTCCATTGGGGCAAAACTCAATATTAACACTACAAAGTACCAAAATGAGCTTAAAAAGCTCAACATCACTGATAGTAAAATCACCAAAGCCACGCAATCTAAAACGATACAAAAAGTAAAAGTTTCTCAACAACATGATATCAGTTCAGTCTATACCAAAGAGAATGCGATTATCATCAACTACAACCGTGTGGTCAGTAAACGAGACATTGATTTTATTGAGGAACGTACCAAAACCGATCATCAAGATATTTTTGATTTACGTGGGGTATTTGAAAACGCCTATGAAACCAAACTGAGAATGGATGGAGTTGATAAGATTGTCATTGTACAAAAAGATAAAAATACCGTACGTATTATCTTAAAACATGAATACAATCTAAAAACCATTTATATCATAAACAACAATCAAATCATCATCAAAGTACTTAATTTACATCTTAAAGAGAAACTCTCTACAAGCTTAACCAATAACTATTTTAATCAAAAGAAAAAAATCATTGTGATTGACCCAGGACATGGTGGAAAAGATTCAGGTGCAGTGGGACCTAAAAAACGGTATGAAAAAGTAGCTGTATTTAAAGTATCAAAATACCTCTATGAAGATTTGAAAAAACGAGGTTATACGGTATATTTAACTCGTAAATCTGATAAGTTCATTCAATTAAAAAACAGAACTCATTTTGCCAATGTTAAAAATGCTGATATATTTATCTCCATACACGTCAATGCCGTACCCAAAAACAAAGCACATAAAGTTAAAGGGATTGAAACCTTCTTCTTAAGTCCAGCCAGAAGTGAACGGGCAAAAAGGGTAGCAAAACTTGAAAACAAATCCGATATGGATGAGATGAACTACAACTCTCAAATGACTTTCTTAACCATTTTAAATCAAAGTAAAATCACAGCATCCAATAAACTGGCAATTGATATTCAGCAAAACTTACTCTATAAAACACGTCAAAAATATTCTGGAATTGTTGATGGTGGAGTAAGAGAGGGTCCATTTTGGGTTCTAGTAGGAGCTCAAATGCCAGCTATACTTGTAGAGTTGGGTTACATCTCTCACCCTAGTGAATCCAGACGTCTTTATAATCGGCACTATCAGAAATTACTGGCTGAAGGTTTGGCTAATGGGATAGATGCTTACTTTTCAAAAAACTTTTAA
- a CDS encoding NUDIX domain-containing protein: MSKNRAYGICIYKIEEDGSIKLLLCKSIKSRDKWGFLKGLILRYEEPKRCAQREFFEESSIFVEMDVFEEYFEQNNETKDIGIWLVNANNVADLEDYFYEDRLATNYLSWENSKVKFFDITKMPKIRSKQKQIAKAIKSFLKSKHLSH, encoded by the coding sequence ATGAGTAAAAACAGAGCGTATGGTATTTGTATCTATAAAATAGAAGAGGATGGGAGTATTAAACTCTTATTGTGTAAATCAATCAAAAGCAGAGATAAATGGGGCTTTTTAAAAGGGTTGATTTTACGATATGAAGAGCCTAAGCGATGTGCTCAAAGAGAGTTTTTTGAAGAGTCAAGTATTTTTGTAGAGATGGATGTTTTTGAAGAGTATTTTGAGCAAAACAATGAGACAAAAGATATCGGTATTTGGTTGGTCAATGCCAATAATGTGGCTGATTTAGAGGACTATTTTTATGAAGACAGATTGGCAACCAACTATCTTTCTTGGGAAAATTCAAAAGTAAAATTCTTTGATATTACAAAGATGCCTAAAATAAGAAGCAAACAAAAACAAATCGCCAAAGCAATTAAAAGTTTTTTGAAAAGTAAGCATCTATCCCATTAG